GTCGACCCAACGGGCAGTGTTACTACTATCTTCGTCAAGCAAGGTCTTCGAGCAGATATAGATGCTGAGGCGTTACGCAATACGCAGCGGCTTATTCCCATCCATTGGCAACCAGGCACGCAGAACGGACGACCGGTGCCGGTGGTCTATACTGTGCCCCTCACCTTTTCCATCGCCAACCCACACATGCTCGCCGCGGATTCGCTGGACATAGCGCCGGGCCCAACGATTGTGCTACCTACCAGCGGCTGGCCGGCCAGCCGCGGCACCCTAGCTCCCGACAAAGGCCTGATCTATGGAAGTTGTGTACAGCGGCTAGGTTTCAGTAGCGGCGGCATGGGCCAGTATGTGCGTCTTCGTAATCTTGACACAGACAAGGTGTTTCGAATTTTGGTTAAGCCGCTGATGCGCAGTCGAGCAGAAAACGAATTTTGCGTAGCGCTGCCTCCCGGACGTTATGCCTTGCAGCAATACGAGTACAGCTACGGCATTGAGTCGCTACGAAAAGCGAGCAGGGGCGCAGTTACAGATACCCGCTACACGTTTGTCGTACTACCGGGAAAGCTCCACTACGTTGGTACTTGGAATTTTAGCGCCTTGCAGAAGCCCCGCTTCACAGATGATAAAGCTGCATTAGACGCTCAGCTTAGCAGCAACTACTCCAAGCTTCCTTTCACTGACGCAGTGAAGACGTTACCACAGTAACAGCTCATCACGTCCAGCTTGCACAAACAAAAGAGCCCCGAAACATACCGTTTCGGGGCTCTTTGCAGTAAAGCAAATGTTCTTTTACAAGTGAATCACTTCACCGTAAGCTGCAGCAGCTGCTTCCATAATGGCTTCCGACATCGTCGGGTGCGGGTGCACAGCCTTGATGATTTCATGGCCGGTAGTTTCGAGCTT
This Hymenobacter sp. GOD-10R DNA region includes the following protein-coding sequences:
- a CDS encoding energy transducer TonB, producing MPVFPGGPNRFLDFLADSLHYPPLALRDRVQGKVYVCFTVDPTGSVTTIFVKQGLRADIDAEALRNTQRLIPIHWQPGTQNGRPVPVVYTVPLTFSIANPHMLAADSLDIAPGPTIVLPTSGWPASRGTLAPDKGLIYGSCVQRLGFSSGGMGQYVRLRNLDTDKVFRILVKPLMRSRAENEFCVALPPGRYALQQYEYSYGIESLRKASRGAVTDTRYTFVVLPGKLHYVGTWNFSALQKPRFTDDKAALDAQLSSNYSKLPFTDAVKTLPQ